A window of the Erpetoichthys calabaricus chromosome 10, fErpCal1.3, whole genome shotgun sequence genome harbors these coding sequences:
- the LOC114658720 gene encoding interferon-induced protein 44-like, whose translation MGALVWKAIRKEETKQPLPLLDKPWRELKFTEEVRTELIEDIKKYTTKTDDVEQPRILLIGQIKAGKSSFFNSVNSVFKGYPIFQATACEKETSMSKYCRTYAVYDSKSGKTLPFTFCDIMGLEPYSVGGIHVKDIINVIRGYIPDNYKFNPMEAKEVCKTCTEQPSLADKVHCIVYVIDASVVNLLEKELQNKFDEIHEEAHRLGIPQLVLLAKVDLTCNIVKDDLTKVYQSRYIHEKVIKVSQMVGVPVSCILPVKNYWWETELDMKVDILTLKALQQILRQSEAFFDEIKQRGKSREAPPLTCEGISCRLSNS comes from the exons TAAGAAAAGAAGAGACCAAGCAACCGTTACCTCTCTTGGATAAACCATGGAGAGAGCTGAAGTTCACTGAAGA AGTAAGGACTGAACTCATAGAGGACATCAAGAAATACACAACAAAGACTGATGATGTGGAACAGCCCAGAATCCTGCTTATTGGGCAGattaaagctggaaaaagcagctTCTTCAACTCTGTTAATTCCGTCTTCAAAGGATATCCAATATTCCAGGCCACAGCAtgtgaaaaagaaacaagtaTGAGTAAATAT TGCAGAACATATGCAGTTTATGACTCAAAAAGTGGGAAGACACTGCCATTCACCTTTTGTGACATCATGGGCCTGGAGCCATACAGTGTGGGGGGAATTCATGTTAAAGATATCATCAATGTGATTAGAGGATACATCCCAGATAATTATAAG TTCAATCCCATGGAAGCAAAGGAGGTTTGCAAGACTTGCACAGAGCAGCCCAGTCTGGCAGATAAGGTGCACTGCATTGTCTACGTCATTGATGCCAGTGTGGTAAACCTTTTGGAAAAAGAACTGCAAAATAAGTTTGATGAAATCCATGAAGAAGCCCACAGGCTCG GGATTCCCCAGCTTGTGCTGCTCGCTAAAGTAGACCTGACCTGCAACATCGTTAAAGACGACCTGACCAAAGTATATCAGAGCCGCTACATTCATGAGAAA GTAATAAAAGTCAGTCAAATGGTGGGTGTCCCAGTGTCCTGTATTTTGCCAGTGAAAAACTACTGGTGGGAGACAGAGCTGGACATGAAGGTGGACATCCTGACCCTGAAAGCCCTGCAACAAATCCTGAGACAATCTGAAGCCTTCTTTGATGAGATAAAGCAGAGAGGAAAGAGCAGAGAAGCACCTCCTCTAACTTGTGAAGGAATTTCATGTAGACTATCAAATTCATAG